The proteins below are encoded in one region of Fibrella aestuarina BUZ 2:
- a CDS encoding thioredoxin family protein: protein MRYRLPILLFIAALLGVAFRPAMNVPTPATKTAEGKKINWMSFKQAYELNQKAPRKMVIDVYTSWCGWCKVMDQRTFSQAAIIDYVNEHYYAVKLDAEMKEDVTIGDKTFKNQGQAHELAISLLQGKMGYPTTVFLNEKMEMIQPISGYLEPRTFHQIITYFGGNYQQKEQFDAYKAGTYVKEHQAAMPVPGR, encoded by the coding sequence ATGCGCTATCGATTGCCTATTCTGCTTTTCATCGCGGCCTTACTGGGGGTTGCCTTCCGCCCGGCGATGAACGTACCCACGCCGGCTACCAAAACAGCCGAAGGGAAAAAAATTAACTGGATGAGCTTCAAACAAGCCTACGAACTCAACCAGAAAGCACCCCGTAAAATGGTCATCGACGTCTACACGAGTTGGTGTGGTTGGTGTAAGGTGATGGATCAGCGCACGTTTAGCCAGGCGGCCATCATCGACTACGTCAACGAGCATTACTACGCCGTGAAGCTCGACGCCGAGATGAAAGAAGACGTTACCATCGGCGACAAAACGTTCAAAAACCAGGGACAGGCACATGAACTGGCCATCAGCCTGTTGCAAGGCAAGATGGGGTATCCCACCACCGTTTTTCTGAACGAAAAGATGGAGATGATCCAACCGATTTCGGGCTACCTGGAACCACGGACCTTCCACCAGATCATTACGTATTTCGGCGGCAACTACCAGCAGAAGGAACAATTCGACGCCTACAAAGCCGGTACGTATGTAAAGGAGCATCAGGCCGCTATGCCGGTACCCGGTCGCTAG